Proteins from a genomic interval of Kitasatospora kifunensis:
- a CDS encoding RNA-guided endonuclease InsQ/TnpB family protein has translation MDDQAHAARTMWNCLHDWWTMLPKERRSLAAADAAIRQARQEIDWLGVLPAQAAQAVLKTYLQAWRNCWEGRSGVPNFKTRIRTVMSVDVPQGRDLNVTRVHRRWGMVSIPKVGRVRFRWTQDLPVGKRADADNRITGARMVKDPLGWHIAFRIQTRESKPVPHTGPEVGIDLGVNVPLALSDGNHQNHGRAPRLPDGTADRDKWLNPDEKAKLLRLEQRAAQRRAHRGPGEKTSRRLHHTYDQIKQLRARATRRAADWQCQTTTAIAKQYGTVVVEQLQITNMVTSARGTIEEPGTNVAQKSGLNRSIAQEAWGRTVTMLAYKTARCGGTFAKVPAPGTSRRCSMCGHTTPGSRETQALFVCKNPGCGWIGNADHNAARNVLHLYRMGHALIPAAGRAVVRRAKRVKPAAAR, from the coding sequence ATGGACGACCAGGCCCATGCCGCCCGGACGATGTGGAACTGCCTGCACGACTGGTGGACGATGCTCCCGAAGGAGCGCCGTTCGCTGGCCGCCGCTGATGCGGCGATCCGCCAGGCCCGTCAGGAGATCGACTGGCTCGGCGTTCTCCCGGCGCAGGCCGCGCAGGCCGTGTTGAAGACGTACCTCCAGGCGTGGCGGAACTGCTGGGAAGGCCGGTCGGGCGTACCGAACTTCAAGACCCGCATCCGCACGGTCATGTCCGTAGACGTTCCGCAGGGACGGGATTTGAACGTCACCCGCGTGCACCGCCGCTGGGGGATGGTCAGCATTCCCAAGGTCGGCAGGGTCCGGTTCCGTTGGACCCAAGACCTCCCGGTGGGCAAGCGGGCCGATGCCGACAATCGGATCACCGGCGCGCGAATGGTCAAAGACCCGTTGGGCTGGCACATCGCCTTCCGGATCCAGACGCGGGAGTCGAAGCCCGTACCGCACACTGGTCCCGAGGTTGGCATCGACCTGGGTGTGAACGTGCCTCTGGCCCTGTCCGATGGCAACCACCAGAATCACGGACGTGCTCCGCGCCTGCCGGACGGTACGGCCGACCGCGACAAGTGGCTGAACCCCGACGAAAAGGCGAAGCTGCTGCGCTTGGAGCAGCGCGCAGCCCAGCGCCGGGCTCACCGTGGACCCGGCGAGAAGACCTCCCGCCGCCTGCACCACACCTACGACCAGATTAAGCAGCTGCGCGCAAGAGCCACGCGCCGCGCCGCTGACTGGCAGTGCCAGACCACCACGGCCATCGCCAAGCAGTACGGCACCGTTGTGGTGGAGCAGTTGCAGATCACGAACATGGTCACGTCAGCCAGGGGCACCATCGAGGAACCCGGCACGAACGTCGCGCAGAAGTCAGGCCTGAACCGCTCCATCGCCCAGGAGGCGTGGGGCCGCACCGTGACCATGCTCGCGTACAAGACCGCCAGATGCGGCGGCACCTTCGCCAAGGTCCCCGCCCCCGGCACCTCCAGGCGCTGCTCGATGTGCGGTCACACCACACCCGGCAGCCGGGAGACACAGGCCCTGTTCGTGTGCAAGAACCCCGGCTGCGGCTGGATCGGCAACGCTGACCACAACGCCGCCCGTAACGTCTTGCACCTGTACCGGATGGGCCACGCGCTCATCCCGGCTGCCGGGAGGGCAGTCGTCAGGCGCGCCAAGCGCGTCAAGCCCGCTGCCGCAAGGTAA
- a CDS encoding nucleotide triphosphate diphosphatase NUDT15, whose translation MSPHPAPATPLIGAGVIVPTLDGRGVLVGRRTVTGEPPTWSLPGGKVDHPGESFEQAAARELAEETGIQLPAEQMRVLGVILDHLADRPRLTAAVLAPPSDAVAEVTEPHACGGWERVALTALPEPMFGPSAWVLGHWLPDPAPLPPGVFSYRTTSDI comes from the coding sequence GTGAGTCCGCACCCTGCCCCCGCCACCCCCCTGATCGGCGCGGGTGTGATTGTGCCCACGCTGGACGGGCGCGGCGTCCTGGTCGGCCGCCGGACCGTCACCGGCGAGCCGCCGACCTGGAGCCTGCCGGGCGGCAAGGTGGATCACCCCGGGGAGTCGTTCGAACAGGCGGCGGCCCGCGAGCTGGCAGAGGAGACCGGGATCCAGCTGCCCGCCGAGCAGATGCGGGTACTCGGGGTGATCCTCGACCACCTGGCGGACCGGCCCCGGCTGACCGCCGCGGTGCTGGCACCGCCGAGCGACGCGGTGGCCGAGGTCACCGAGCCGCACGCCTGCGGCGGTTGGGAGCGCGTGGCCTTGACGGCGCTGCCGGAGCCGATGTTCGGGCCGTCCGCCTGGGTCCTCGGGCACTGGCTCCCCGACCCCGCACCGCTGCCCCCGGGTGTCTTCTCCTACCGCACCACGTCCGATATCTGA
- a CDS encoding SDR family oxidoreductase: MPTGTTTDADEVIDYGSGIDPERLSFCLEVLAELDTLPVDHPDAITIRRAVAGVFRTVKQRRRQEVRAAKTANDRAVTSRTATGAPGRIDDETAGVFGLSTPTTAEIAGVLQRPRSCYICKTRYVEVDAFYHQLCPSCARSSQAKRDDSTDLSGRRALLTGGRAKIGMYIALRLLRDGAHTTITTRFPKDAIRRFKEMPDSADWLHRLKIVGIDLRDPAQVVALADSVAAEGPLDILINNAAQTVRRSPAAYAELVAAESAPLPAGQLPASEVIGTFGSGSVDRPALPGQASGQREALSAEQVTSLALVSGSASPARIEAGTAIDAGGLVPDLADSNSWVQTVSEVDPIELLEVQLCNSTAPFILVSRLRKAMAASPARRKYVVNVSAMEGQFSRGYKGAGHPHTNMAKAALNMLTRTSAKEMLESDGILMTAVDTGWITDERPHPDKMRLADEGFHAPLDLVDGAARVYDPIVRGERGEDLYGCFLKDFEPSAW; this comes from the coding sequence ATGCCGACCGGCACGACCACCGACGCCGACGAGGTGATCGACTACGGCTCGGGCATCGACCCCGAGCGCCTGAGCTTCTGCCTTGAGGTGCTCGCCGAGTTGGACACCCTCCCGGTCGACCACCCGGACGCGATCACCATCCGGCGGGCCGTGGCGGGTGTCTTCCGCACCGTGAAGCAGCGCCGCCGCCAGGAGGTCCGCGCCGCCAAGACCGCGAACGACCGGGCGGTGACCTCCCGCACCGCGACCGGCGCGCCCGGCCGGATCGACGACGAGACCGCCGGCGTCTTCGGCCTGTCGACCCCGACCACCGCCGAGATCGCCGGGGTCCTGCAGCGCCCCCGGTCCTGCTACATCTGCAAGACCCGCTACGTCGAGGTCGACGCCTTCTACCACCAGCTCTGCCCGAGCTGCGCCCGCTCCAGCCAGGCGAAGCGGGACGACTCGACGGACCTGAGCGGACGCCGGGCGCTGCTCACCGGTGGCCGCGCCAAGATCGGCATGTACATCGCGCTGCGCCTGCTGCGTGACGGTGCCCACACCACCATCACCACCCGGTTCCCGAAGGACGCGATCCGCCGCTTCAAGGAGATGCCGGACAGCGCCGACTGGCTGCACCGGCTGAAGATCGTCGGCATCGACCTGCGCGACCCCGCCCAGGTGGTCGCGCTCGCCGACTCGGTGGCCGCCGAGGGTCCGCTCGACATCCTGATCAACAACGCCGCGCAGACCGTGCGCCGCTCCCCCGCCGCCTACGCGGAGCTGGTCGCCGCCGAGTCGGCGCCGCTGCCCGCCGGGCAGCTGCCGGCCAGCGAGGTGATCGGCACCTTCGGCAGCGGCAGCGTCGACCGGCCCGCGCTGCCGGGCCAGGCCAGTGGTCAGCGCGAGGCGCTCAGCGCCGAGCAGGTCACCTCGCTGGCGCTGGTCAGCGGGTCCGCCTCGCCGGCCCGGATCGAGGCGGGTACGGCGATCGACGCCGGCGGCCTGGTCCCGGACCTGGCCGACTCCAACAGCTGGGTGCAGACCGTCAGCGAGGTCGACCCGATCGAGCTGCTCGAAGTGCAGCTGTGCAACTCGACGGCGCCGTTCATCCTGGTCAGCCGCCTGCGCAAGGCGATGGCTGCCTCCCCGGCGCGGCGCAAGTACGTGGTGAACGTCTCCGCGATGGAGGGCCAGTTCAGCCGCGGCTACAAGGGTGCGGGCCACCCGCACACCAACATGGCCAAGGCCGCGCTGAACATGCTGACCCGCACCAGCGCCAAGGAGATGCTGGAGAGCGACGGCATCCTGATGACCGCCGTGGACACCGGCTGGATCACCGACGAGCGGCCGCACCCCGACAAGATGCGGCTGGCGGACGAGGGCTTCCACGCGCCGCTGGACCTGGTGGACGGCGCCGCCCGGGTCTACGACCCGATCGTGCGCGGCGAGCGCGGCGAGGACCTCTACGGCTGCTTCCTCAAGGACTTCGAGCCCTCGGCGTGGTGA
- a CDS encoding class I SAM-dependent DNA methyltransferase gives MTDPQLQLPDPTYLQATRTFYDTVAAEYAERFNAELAGKPLDRAMLAVFAELVLADGLADGSGPVADLGCGPGRITAHLNSLGLNAFGVDLSPAMVELARQTHPGLRFEEGSMTGLDLADGSLAGVVAWYSIIHTPPERLPLVLSEFHRVLVPGGHLLVAFQVGDEPRHLEWPGLPASLDFRRWSPDRIAELLREAGFEVTARLAREPGVTEKVPQAALLARRPSA, from the coding sequence ATGACCGATCCTCAACTGCAGCTGCCCGACCCGACCTATCTGCAGGCCACCCGGACCTTCTACGACACCGTCGCGGCCGAGTACGCCGAGCGCTTCAACGCCGAGCTCGCCGGCAAGCCGCTGGACCGCGCGATGCTCGCCGTGTTCGCCGAGCTCGTGCTGGCCGACGGCTTGGCCGACGGCTCCGGACCGGTGGCCGACCTCGGCTGCGGCCCGGGACGGATCACCGCGCACCTGAACTCGCTCGGGCTGAACGCCTTCGGTGTCGACCTCTCGCCGGCGATGGTCGAGCTGGCCCGGCAGACGCACCCGGGGCTGCGGTTCGAGGAGGGCTCGATGACCGGGCTGGACCTGGCGGACGGCTCACTCGCCGGGGTCGTCGCCTGGTACTCGATCATCCACACGCCGCCGGAGCGGCTGCCGCTGGTGCTGAGCGAGTTCCACCGGGTGCTGGTGCCCGGTGGCCACCTGCTGGTCGCCTTCCAGGTCGGCGACGAGCCCCGGCACCTGGAGTGGCCGGGCCTGCCGGCGTCGCTGGACTTCCGGCGCTGGTCGCCCGACCGGATCGCCGAGCTGCTGCGCGAGGCGGGCTTCGAGGTGACCGCCCGGCTGGCGCGCGAGCCCGGCGTGACGGAGAAGGTGCCGCAGGCCGCACTGCTGGCGCGCAGGCCGTCGGCCTGA
- a CDS encoding 2-hydroxyacid dehydrogenase — protein MTTEPTALPSEPVVLLPYPPQEIPGLPGGLETHVFDGAACDGRPGPPPAELLARVDLLVVPYLRTQTVLPLLPAMDRLRVVQTQTAGVDDIVPYLPAGALLCNARGVHDASTAELVVALTLAALRDIPGFVRGQDAEQWRAGFYPALADRTVLIVGYGSVGAAIEERLRPFECEVLRVARSARTAPNGPVHTLDELAVLLPQADVVVLAVPLSAETKGLVDSAFLASMRDGALLVNVARGPVVVTEALLAELTAGRLRAALDVTDPEPLPAGHPLWHAPGVLITPHVGGSSSAFLPRARRLIGAQLARFAKGEPLANVIPHG, from the coding sequence ATGACCACTGAGCCGACCGCCCTGCCGTCCGAGCCCGTCGTTCTTCTGCCGTATCCGCCACAGGAGATCCCCGGCCTGCCGGGTGGCCTGGAGACGCATGTCTTCGACGGCGCCGCCTGTGACGGTCGGCCCGGTCCACCGCCGGCCGAACTGCTCGCGCGGGTGGACCTGTTGGTCGTCCCCTACCTGCGGACTCAGACGGTGCTGCCGCTGCTGCCCGCGATGGACCGGCTGCGGGTGGTGCAGACGCAGACCGCGGGCGTGGACGACATCGTGCCGTACCTGCCGGCCGGTGCGCTGCTGTGCAACGCCCGTGGTGTGCACGACGCGAGTACCGCCGAGCTCGTGGTGGCGCTCACGCTGGCTGCGCTGCGCGACATCCCGGGATTCGTCCGCGGCCAGGACGCCGAGCAGTGGCGGGCCGGCTTCTACCCGGCGCTGGCCGATCGGACGGTGCTGATCGTCGGCTACGGGTCGGTCGGGGCGGCGATCGAGGAGCGGCTTCGCCCCTTCGAGTGCGAGGTGCTGCGGGTGGCCCGCAGCGCGCGGACGGCGCCGAACGGCCCGGTGCACACCCTGGACGAGCTGGCCGTCCTGCTGCCCCAGGCCGACGTGGTGGTGCTCGCCGTACCGCTGTCGGCCGAGACGAAGGGCCTGGTGGACAGCGCTTTCCTGGCCTCGATGCGGGACGGCGCGCTGCTGGTCAACGTGGCGCGCGGCCCGGTGGTGGTCACCGAGGCGCTGCTGGCCGAGCTGACGGCGGGTCGGCTGCGGGCGGCGCTGGACGTCACCGACCCCGAGCCGCTGCCCGCGGGGCATCCGCTCTGGCACGCGCCGGGCGTGCTGATCACCCCGCACGTCGGCGGCAGCTCCTCGGCGTTCCTGCCCCGCGCGCGTCGCCTGATCGGCGCTCAGCTGGCCCGCTTCGCCAAGGGCGAGCCGCTGGCGAACGTGATCCCGCACGGCTGA
- a CDS encoding arylamine N-acetyltransferase family protein, protein MTRPSSTEDTTERVTEHPDSQLNEHLDSQLDEQRVAAYLARIGAQRPELPDLAGLRALQRAHLATVPFENLSVRLGEPIVLEPAALVAKLVDRRRGGFCYELNGAFAALLTALGYQVDLLAARVFAEERPGPPGPLFDHLALRVRLDEPWLVDVGFGRFSTLPLRLDERGEQHDPAGTFTIREHGPDLDVLESGTPQYRLDQRAYQLADFVPTCWWQATAPASPFTRSTVCSMATADGRKTLSGDKLIRTVDGERQEQPLPEPADRLAAYRDHFGIALDATDLERLD, encoded by the coding sequence ATGACCAGACCGTCGTCCACCGAGGACACCACCGAGCGAGTCACCGAGCACCCCGACTCACAGCTCAACGAACACCTCGACTCACAGCTCGACGAACAGCGGGTCGCCGCCTACCTGGCCAGGATCGGCGCCCAGCGTCCCGAACTGCCCGACCTGGCCGGCCTGCGCGCCCTGCAGCGCGCGCACCTGGCCACGGTGCCGTTCGAGAACCTGAGCGTCCGGTTGGGCGAGCCGATCGTGCTGGAGCCGGCCGCGCTGGTGGCCAAGCTGGTCGACCGCCGACGGGGCGGGTTCTGCTACGAACTCAACGGCGCCTTCGCGGCGCTGCTGACGGCACTCGGCTACCAGGTGGACCTGCTGGCGGCCCGAGTCTTCGCCGAAGAGCGGCCCGGGCCGCCCGGGCCGCTCTTCGACCACCTGGCGCTGCGGGTGCGGCTGGACGAGCCCTGGCTGGTGGACGTGGGCTTCGGCCGGTTCAGCACCCTCCCGCTGCGGCTGGACGAGCGGGGCGAGCAGCACGACCCCGCCGGCACCTTCACCATCCGTGAGCACGGCCCGGACCTGGACGTGCTGGAGAGCGGGACGCCCCAGTACCGGCTGGACCAACGCGCCTACCAGCTGGCCGACTTCGTCCCGACCTGCTGGTGGCAGGCCACCGCCCCCGCCTCCCCCTTCACCCGGAGCACGGTCTGCTCGATGGCCACCGCCGACGGCAGGAAAACGCTTTCCGGCGACAAGTTGATCCGCACCGTCGACGGCGAGCGCCAGGAACAGCCGCTCCCCGAGCCGGCCGACCGCCTCGCCGCCTATCGCGACCACTTCGGCATCGCGCTCGACGCGACCGACCTGGAACGCCTCGACTGA
- a CDS encoding metallophosphoesterase family protein: MTGTLFAISDLHIGYRENREFLEELRPGSAADWLIVAGDVGERFDQITWALGTLRAKYAEVIWVPGNHELWTPQNDPVQLRGEARYQALVERCRELGVHTPEDPYPVWRGAGGPVTIAPLFVLYDYTFRPPGTTTKEESLAVARAAGIVGTDESLLHHDPYPSREAWCAARIELTERRLAQRDPALPTVLVNHFPLHREPTRVLRYPEFAQWCGTERTADWHLRYNAAVAVYGHLHIPRSMVIDGIRFEEVSVGYPREWRPRGGPAGPRAVFPEASAD, encoded by the coding sequence TTGACCGGCACCCTGTTCGCGATCAGCGACCTGCACATCGGTTACCGGGAGAACCGGGAGTTCCTCGAGGAGCTGCGGCCCGGTTCGGCGGCGGACTGGCTGATCGTGGCCGGCGACGTGGGCGAGCGGTTCGACCAGATCACCTGGGCCTTGGGGACCCTGCGGGCGAAGTACGCCGAGGTGATCTGGGTACCGGGCAACCACGAGTTGTGGACCCCGCAGAACGACCCGGTCCAGTTGCGCGGCGAAGCCCGCTACCAGGCCCTGGTCGAGCGCTGCCGCGAGTTGGGCGTCCACACGCCCGAGGACCCGTATCCGGTGTGGCGCGGCGCCGGCGGCCCGGTCACCATCGCGCCGCTCTTCGTGCTCTACGACTACACCTTCCGCCCGCCCGGGACCACCACCAAGGAGGAGTCGCTGGCGGTCGCGCGCGCGGCCGGGATCGTCGGCACGGACGAGTCGCTGCTGCACCACGATCCGTATCCGAGCCGGGAGGCCTGGTGCGCGGCCCGGATCGAGCTGACCGAGCGCCGGCTGGCGCAGCGTGATCCGGCGCTGCCCACGGTGCTGGTCAACCACTTCCCGCTGCACCGGGAGCCCACCCGGGTGCTGCGTTACCCGGAGTTCGCCCAGTGGTGCGGCACCGAGCGGACCGCCGACTGGCACCTGCGCTACAACGCCGCCGTCGCCGTCTACGGTCACCTGCACATCCCCCGGAGCATGGTGATCGACGGCATCCGGTTCGAGGAGGTCTCGGTCGGCTACCCGCGCGAGTGGCGGCCACGCGGCGGCCCGGCGGGTCCGCGAGCGGTCTTCCCGGAGGCGTCCGCTGATTGA
- a CDS encoding alpha/beta fold hydrolase — MHSEMDGVTEELVTADDGGLLWTTASGTRGSRAFVFCHGGPGFWDTLGPIAELLDDVAFSVRWDQRGAGRSNHRGPYSVDRCIADLEAVRRHYELDRISVLGHSWGATLALQYALAHPDRVERLVYISGTGLSWDWYPEYEARQNAALAPHQARLTALAAKPELTDAERREQDLLYITADFPDPTTAPAHAEDQVTPWFPADPACNSAVNAETRSWDEQDLIKQCQALDVPTLIIDGSRDPRPRSAIDSLHRALPDVRRVVLERAGHVPWVDDDSSFASALRSFVVGSDV, encoded by the coding sequence ATGCACAGTGAAATGGACGGCGTGACTGAGGAGTTGGTCACCGCCGACGATGGCGGCCTGCTCTGGACCACGGCCAGCGGTACGCGCGGGAGCAGGGCCTTCGTGTTCTGTCACGGCGGCCCGGGCTTCTGGGACACCCTGGGGCCGATCGCGGAACTCCTCGACGACGTGGCCTTCTCGGTGCGCTGGGACCAACGCGGCGCCGGGCGCAGCAACCACCGCGGCCCGTACTCCGTCGATCGCTGCATTGCCGACCTGGAGGCCGTGCGGAGACATTACGAGCTCGACCGCATCAGCGTCCTGGGGCATTCCTGGGGTGCCACGCTGGCCCTGCAGTACGCGCTCGCCCACCCGGACCGCGTCGAACGTCTGGTGTACATCTCCGGCACGGGACTCTCCTGGGACTGGTACCCCGAGTACGAGGCCCGGCAGAACGCCGCGCTCGCACCGCACCAAGCGCGGCTCACCGCGCTGGCGGCAAAGCCCGAACTGACCGACGCCGAACGACGGGAACAGGACCTGCTGTACATCACGGCGGACTTCCCCGACCCCACGACCGCGCCGGCTCATGCGGAGGACCAGGTGACCCCCTGGTTCCCCGCCGACCCGGCTTGCAACAGTGCCGTCAACGCGGAGACCCGATCCTGGGACGAGCAGGACCTGATCAAGCAGTGCCAGGCACTCGACGTCCCCACCCTGATCATCGACGGGTCACGTGACCCTCGACCCCGCTCGGCGATCGACTCCCTCCACCGTGCGCTGCCCGATGTCCGACGGGTCGTGCTGGAGCGGGCAGGCCACGTGCCGTGGGTCGACGACGACTCCTCCTTCGCCTCGGCACTGCGCAGCTTCGTCGTGGGATCCGACGTCTGA